CAGGAGTCTCATTGGGCTAAAGTTTCGCTTCCAGTTTATCTCTAGCTagtataaataataataacaccGTTAAGACTTAGCCTTGGCGAAAGGCTAGATATAAAAATACGGATATCCAATATATAATTACGTGCCTCACTATTTTCATAAATATTCCAGTAGTCTAGAATTGGATATTTCTGCACAAAGTAGCAGTCAGTGTGATCCCTGAAGATACAGAATGTCAGTCGACAGTGTTTTTCGGACGCGTTCTCTCGGCGTTGCTTCCGTGGGGCTTCCTGATCAATATGCCGACGGAAAAGCAGCAAAGGTCTGGCAGCTGTACATCGGAGACACGCGGAGTAGAACGGAAGAATACAAAAGCTGGGTGGTGTCCCTGCTAAAACAGCACGATGTGCAAAGGATACTGGATGTTGCCTGCGGCACAGGGTAGGCATGTCACCGATACAGCTAGTATTTCTGAACTATACATTTATCCGTACACAACAGCTTGTGGGCCCTCATAGGCCACTGCAAACATCCCTATAATAAGCACCTAACACATCGAGCTCTAAAAAAACCTTTCAGATTTACGTGTGGTTCGTATTGCTTGTAGCATCGTCTCTTTAGTGTCTAGCGTTTGGCTAGGCCTTGATTGCAGTTGCTGAAATATTCCATTAGTTACCACCTGCTTTTTATGCAATTTACGCTTCCACAAAATAAACGTCGTGTGTATTGGCTAGATAGGACAGCCTCTAACGAATGAAAAGCCACATTTATTCTGCGGAAATGTAGGAATTTTTAAGGAAATCTGCTCAGCGTTGAACTGCAATTTACGAATTTCACCCAAATTAACCGTTCCCACATTTACTCAACACTGGATTTGTTTTGGATATGGATTAGCTCAAAAGACTGTGTGAATGGAACCCAATGTGGCATACATTTATTTCCCTAGATTTTACCAACAAATGCTCAGTTGTAAACTGCTGCCATTGGGTCACTTCAGAAAGCAGGGTGTACATGTTTACATACCTTGATACCTACTAGTGTTTACTATCATAATAGCCCTGTCAGCAGTTTTGGATTACACCTAGAAGGCATAAAGCATACATCTTGATTTAATATAGTAAATTGGTGTATTGTTTTCTTACACAATATGGACCAACTTGCTACCTGTGAAGAGATGTTTGTTTTCATTATGGGTCCCTATTCAGGGCATAGTCTACAGATTTATAAGCACTACCTGCACGTTTAAGTTATGAAACATAACTCTTAAAAAGACTAAAAGATGTTCTCCGAAATAACAAAAAAGAAACAGCAGGTTGCCGTCCACTGTAGTTACTTTACTTTTAGCAGCTCCTTTTAGCTGTACCACTTCAATGCTGATGAAACGTTTTGCCACATACCAAATGTTCACTCATGCAGGGGTAAAATGTGGAGCTGTTTTCAGATTGGTTGGGCAGATAGGGCTGCTCACACCCATGAAAAAAGTACAGGTTGGAATAGCCTGTCCAGCACATCAAGTTGGAAATGTCCAAAGAATAGCCCATCTAAACCTTCTGTAAGGGTGTGTACTGGGCAAAAGTGACTCCGTGCTTTGCACCAATATTGGCCGGATAGTGGTGTGTTTTGACTGGTTTTCCTTCACACAGATGGTGTGTATCTGTTTTTGGAGGTCAAATAATCTAGGAAGCTGCCTAGTCATCAACATGTTTTTCCAAACATTGTAAACTTCTTGCATTCGGTTATGTCGCCATTGTTGGATAGACCATAGATTATTTGAAACAAAGGGATATTGCATTGGCAAAGATCGCCAATGCAAACGCCTACATAAGTGTCAGGGTTGTGTATATTGTATAGGAAACACTTTGCCATTGTGCAATGTAGTAAATAACTTAAATCTATTGCATTGAATTTAACGAGGAGTTGATTGTCTTTTCACATGTCTCGTCAACTGCAGTAGCACTGACCACGGGGCCTCTGAAATCCATGATTAGAAAGTAGATGAATTGGAAAAGATTTTGACTGGCTAAGTCCAGACAATGTGTTAGCCTAATCATTGTATCATTGCTACACTTGATATCCGGTTGGTTTGTACAGTAGTCACTATCTGGTGTACTCTTCTACTGAGCTAATTTGAGTTATGGCCCTAACACACGTCCTAATTCGCATAGCGAACCGTGTGGCAGTTGTAGAATTATCCTCATTTCCAAGGAGAAATCCATGGTCATATGAACATACCGGCAGAGTAGTGCAGTAGACCTTTTGAGTTTGGCTGCACCCTCGCAAGTGTGCCCTGGTATCTCCCATAGTAAACATGGCTGGTGGAATGGGATTATTTAGGAGTGTCCGTGCTATATGCTATTTGGGGCTTTTGGAATGTTCTGCCATAGCAAACCATCTAGTTGTTTTGTCATTGGATCTACTTATATACTCTTGCTCTCTGAGTACTAAATCCCTCTTCTCAACCGAAGATTCGGTGAGTGTGACTCATTTAACTGCCAATGCTGTTTCGATTTGTCGCAATGGTCTACTATGGAAATAATTGACACACTGACTGCCAGCTCAGCAAAAGCTTGACCACAGGTCCACCCCATTCACAAATGTTTCTATAGTGTGTTCGCTGTCCACTAAAATGTGTGAGCATTGGCTTTAACAAACCTGTTGCAGGTGTCACTATACATTTTGGTCATCATTTGTAAGGTGTTTGTTATCCATTTTTCCGTCAACCAGACTGTTTGCCTTTAACCTTAGCAACACACTGAAATGAGTGACACACCCAACAAAAGCAGTGATAGTTTAGCCTAGGACCATTTAGGGACTAGGTAGCTGACGCTAGCTTAGTTTAGCACAAAGCTAGGCAACTTCATATAGGCCTATGTGGTTTTGTTACTGCCAAATGTTTACCGTTATGCGTTTCTACAACAATTTCCACACCTGAACTTCTCCTTGAAGGTTAGATAAGCAAATCATTTGTTCAAAACCCAACGGCAATGGTTTTGATTTATTGCAGCGTGGACTCCATCATGTTGGTGGAGGAGGGATTTAAGATGACGAGCGTGGACGCCAGCGACAAAATGCTCAAGTACGCCCTGAAGGAAAGGTGGGAGAGAAGAAAAGAGCGTGCCTTTGACCAGTGGGGTGAGTAGTGAGGGTGTGTCTGACAGATTCAAATCAGCTTCTCCTGTGCGCAACAATGCTTTGTTAGTAGGGATGCACATTTTGGTCAATCTTGCTGCCgcctgactgactaactaacctTAATTTTACCCGACaacaaacagtaaaaaaaaaaaaatctaaacagtaAAATGCTGTGACCAACAGAAGATACTATTAGAGATCTATATATAATgatgaaatgcttatgtttccgCCCTAACGATGGGAGTCGGCCCAAGGTGGGAGGGCAGGCGGCAAGCTTAGGCCAAAAATAATACGGGTTTGTTTTGGACAGATTTTTGGCGAGAGTGAAACTTCTCGCTTTGCCTGTTCCTTTCTGATACTAAGCATGCGTACAAGGACAGGACATTTTTCATTAAGAGCTTAATGGAAACATGCAACAATAGCACGCCTATCGTCTTACTGTTCAAAAGGCTATAGCCTATTATTGGACATGCAAGTCCTGTAATGAAGCAGCTAATAAAACTCActtttcaaacatttgccaaaaggcaattTGCGTAAAACACCGTTCTTAACCTAATATTAGCAGTTATGACCAAGGTTAAAAACTTAGAAAGAGGGGGAATCTAAAAGCAAGAACTATAATGTGTTGTCAATATGACTAGGattttggcttctggacaacgaaagaaagttgatatgcagaacaggagagaaatgctgTTAATGGCATGAGGAAGTCTTGTAAAATAATTGCATCCACATTTCTACGGGTGGATTTTTgtaaggtaagacatgcctcattatTTGAAGTaaagtaaaacattcaggtttcaaacaattctACTTCAAGATCACATTGCAGAGTTGTGGGTGACACTTTGATAGTCAACGGTAGGCAGGCTATAGCCTATACACCTGAATGGTGAATGGGAGGTGTGCTTTAATTCAGAGTTCAGAAATAAAAAAGGGCTCCTTTTTAATCGTGGTCGCAAGTTTTTAACACGTGATTGTGTTTAGAATCGTTTATAGCCTctttgttgttattttattgtgttaatttatcattttaaagcagtgcagttcaagaaagagttgttctttcacggtaaggtctacacctgttgtattcagtgcatgtgtgtTAGGAGAATTAAGTTCTCATGTTctttaaccaattcaattaaatgaCTCCGTCTGCTATATCAGGATTTGTAAGATACTGATAGAAATAAAAATAGACGGAGGCCCAGTCTACAAAAGTCAAATGTTTAATTACGGGAAGGTTCTGCCTATCATTTCCTGTACACTGgtctatatacctcacatttcgtcataaatgtcactctcggatacaatggcaacatagttcacaagtcttcctGTCATatattgtctgccacctgttataccttgggcttgtagtagattgtctctcccctccctgggtgaggacagaatgtcctgtaaggaacacagtagtagagcttgtctgtcgatagctcctcttatctcatacattgtctcacacttgcaccctgcttacatactaaaaaggaacaaaaagtccttgtcctaattctgactaaaactacacacatcagattTATAGAGGTATGATTCTAATACATTTCATACAACCATACAATGACAGGGTAGTtttagttatagttctacgttaaatgtatacatcatttagtcattattcataaaatccATAACAATGTgacataaagtttgatttgagaaTTGTTATTTGTTGTGCAATAACTGGGCTTACAAAAGCAGGTTTCACTCCAGTAGCCTACAGACTTTTTGAGGAGCTACTCTTgtgctgtctgacaggtgataggCTCTGTATGCTGTGGGTATGTGATAAGATGCTTGATGACTAACGAACATACACACGCTGCAGTTTAACTCCACACAATTATGCAAATGACCCTATAGACCAATAAGCATGACcggtaaaatgtatttttggcGGCTAACTGATTTAACGGTTATCTCTATTTGTTAGCCCGCTGAGCGAAAGCTTAGGCAGAGCTAACACAATTCCTCAGCTTTCCTAATTGGTATTAAACTAGGAGGGAAGATGTCGAAGAAAATACTCTAGACCTAAATAAAATTTCTTAATTTTGTTCCTCTTTTTCCTTACCCTCCTCCAGTGATCGAAGAGGCCAACTGGCTGACGCTAACAGAAGATGTGCAGAAGCCAGGGAATGGGTTTGATGCAGTCATCTGCCTGGGGAACTCCTTCGCTCACTTGCCAGACTTCAAAGGTGAGGGGCAGGCAGCCAGTATTGTCATTACCTAACTGATTTTGGACCCGCAAGTAACTTATTTGTGTATTCTTTGAAGATCTTGGTACTTTATTATTGTCCCTTCTCTGTGTTGGGCTGGAACGAAAGCCTGCACATTGTGTAGCTTTGCAGGACCGGGATGATATCTGACCTTGCAAGTAATAATTGATAGTTCCGTTATAACAGTATAAGTGCTAGTAACTGTAAGTGCTAGTAACAGTATACAAGTAATGCACTCCCCACACATACGACATGCAG
The sequence above is a segment of the Salvelinus alpinus chromosome 33, SLU_Salpinus.1, whole genome shotgun sequence genome. Coding sequences within it:
- the gnmt gene encoding glycine N-methyltransferase, translating into MSVDSVFRTRSLGVASVGLPDQYADGKAAKVWQLYIGDTRSRTEEYKSWVVSLLKQHDVQRILDVACGTGVDSIMLVEEGFKMTSVDASDKMLKYALKERWERRKERAFDQWVIEEANWLTLTEDVQKPGNGFDAVICLGNSFAHLPDFKGDQSDQKLALQNIASMVRPGGILIIDHRNYDYILETGRAPQGKNIYYKSDLTQDITTSVLWVDNKPHMITLDYTVQVPEGPQSFPELSKFRLSYYPHRIDNFKEILEGAFHGKCEHSVYGDFKTYTPGQSQAPCYFIHVVKKTA